One stretch of Saccharopolyspora erythraea DNA includes these proteins:
- a CDS encoding VOC family protein yields MQKITTFLWFDGQAEEAAEFYTSIFPDSRIVHVQRYGEAGPGPEGAVMTVNFELAGQEFIALDGGPQFRFTEAISLFVDCKSQEEVDELWAKLTDGGEESQCGWLKDRYGLSWQIVPTVLMDMLKDPDPVRSARVMKAMLGMGKLDIQRLVDAYEQ; encoded by the coding sequence ATGCAGAAGATCACCACGTTCCTGTGGTTCGACGGGCAGGCCGAGGAGGCCGCCGAGTTCTACACCTCGATCTTCCCGGACTCGCGCATCGTGCACGTGCAGCGCTACGGCGAAGCGGGGCCGGGACCGGAGGGCGCGGTCATGACGGTGAACTTCGAGCTGGCGGGCCAGGAGTTCATCGCCCTCGACGGCGGTCCGCAGTTCAGGTTCACCGAGGCGATCTCGCTGTTCGTCGACTGCAAGTCGCAGGAGGAGGTCGACGAGCTGTGGGCGAAGCTCACCGACGGCGGTGAGGAGAGCCAGTGCGGATGGCTCAAGGACCGGTACGGGCTGTCCTGGCAGATCGTTCCGACGGTGCTCATGGACATGCTGAAGGATCCGGATCCGGTCAGGTCCGCGCGGGTGATGAAGGCGATGCTCGGGATGGGCAAGCTCGACATCCAGCGCCTCGTCGACGCCTACGAGCAGTAG
- a CDS encoding LysE family translocator, translating to MSLEFWLTSLVIVVTPGTGVLYTMAAGLAALLHTSATAFQVLKYLGVAYLLYMAWSTLRDRGALAVERETAERSTGKVVLSGVLVNILNPKLTIFFFAFLPQFVPTGEAGGLLRMVELSAAFMLLTFVVFVGYGVFAAALRDHVISRPRVLTWMRRVFAGAFGALGVRLAFADA from the coding sequence TTGAGCTTGGAATTCTGGCTGACATCGCTGGTCATCGTCGTGACGCCGGGGACCGGCGTCCTCTACACCATGGCGGCCGGGCTCGCGGCGCTGCTGCACACCAGCGCCACGGCGTTCCAGGTGCTCAAGTACCTGGGCGTGGCCTACCTGCTATACATGGCGTGGAGCACGCTGCGCGACAGGGGAGCGCTCGCGGTGGAGCGGGAGACCGCCGAGCGCTCGACCGGGAAGGTCGTCCTCTCGGGCGTGCTGGTCAACATCCTCAACCCCAAGCTGACCATCTTCTTCTTCGCGTTCCTGCCGCAGTTCGTCCCCACCGGCGAGGCCGGCGGTCTGCTGCGCATGGTCGAGCTGAGCGCGGCCTTCATGCTGCTGACGTTCGTGGTGTTCGTCGGCTACGGCGTGTTCGCCGCGGCGCTGCGCGACCACGTCATCTCCCGGCCCCGCGTGCTGACCTGGATGCGCCGGGTGTTCGCGGGGGCCTTCGGCGCTCTCGGCGTCCGGCTGGCGTTCGCCGACGCGTGA
- a CDS encoding neutral/alkaline ceramidase, which yields MDVSDLPTRSRRAVLRATAAAGLGLAASRPGRADAAGTASFLVGRGISDATGEVAECGMMGYGRFDQQAAGLHTRLRARSFAIATPDGGDPVLLIVVDSPMIFESVHQAVLRRLGERFGDRYTEQNVLITATHTHAGPGGYSHHLLYNLTTIGFHRRTFDAVVDGIVESAERAHADLAPAELTLTHGELRDASANRSRAAFDRNPGDIRAHFPDAIDPQTSLLRIERAGRAVGAVNWFATHGTSMSGDNRLISADNKGYAAYHWEREVERVDYRADADPGFVSAFAQTNAGDMSPNLDLRPPATPEDFERTRVNGHRQYEAAVRQLGATGVRLTGGVDSRLVYVDLSEVVVSPEFTGDGRTHRTSKPAIGAPMAAGSTEDGPAFPGFAEGENPFWDAVSGSVVYGPAPELRDAQAPKAIVVPVGAMNHVYPWVQEQVPVQLVRVGRLHLIGIPGEVTIGAGLRLRRTVAGIAGADLADVLVAGYANSYFHYVTTPEEYDAQQYEGGSTLFGRWQLPALQQVVAELATAMRDGRRLPLGPVPPDLSGSQLSLQPPIVVDVPQPMRAFGDVLTGPRDSYRAGERVSVVFAGAHPGNDLHRRGTYLEVQRHEDGRWRTVADDGDWSTRFHWERDGIAASKVTVTWDVPGDAAPGGYRVRYHGHARHLTGAVSAFTGTTPTFTVSR from the coding sequence ATGGACGTCAGCGATCTCCCCACCAGATCCCGCCGAGCAGTGCTGCGCGCGACCGCGGCGGCAGGACTCGGCCTGGCGGCCTCGCGGCCGGGGCGCGCCGACGCCGCCGGAACGGCTTCCTTCCTGGTGGGGCGCGGGATCTCCGACGCCACGGGCGAGGTCGCCGAGTGCGGCATGATGGGTTACGGCCGCTTCGACCAGCAGGCCGCCGGGCTGCACACCCGACTGCGGGCGCGCTCCTTCGCCATCGCCACGCCCGACGGCGGTGACCCCGTCCTGCTGATCGTCGTCGACTCCCCGATGATCTTCGAGAGCGTGCACCAGGCCGTGCTGCGCCGCCTCGGGGAACGCTTCGGCGACCGCTACACAGAGCAGAACGTGCTCATCACCGCGACCCACACGCACGCGGGCCCAGGCGGCTACTCGCACCACCTGCTCTACAACCTGACCACCATCGGCTTCCACCGCCGGACCTTCGACGCGGTCGTCGACGGCATCGTGGAGTCCGCCGAGCGCGCCCACGCCGACCTCGCGCCCGCCGAGCTGACCCTCACCCACGGCGAACTGCGCGACGCCAGCGCGAACCGCTCCCGCGCCGCGTTCGACCGCAACCCCGGCGACATCAGGGCGCACTTCCCGGACGCGATCGACCCGCAGACCTCGCTCCTGCGCATCGAGCGCGCCGGCCGCGCGGTCGGCGCGGTCAACTGGTTCGCGACGCACGGCACCAGCATGTCCGGCGACAACAGGCTGATCAGCGCCGACAACAAGGGATACGCGGCCTACCACTGGGAGCGCGAGGTCGAGCGGGTCGACTACCGCGCCGACGCCGATCCGGGCTTCGTCAGCGCGTTCGCGCAGACCAACGCCGGGGACATGTCACCGAACCTCGACCTGCGTCCACCGGCCACGCCGGAGGACTTCGAGCGCACCCGCGTCAACGGGCACCGCCAGTACGAGGCCGCGGTCCGCCAGCTCGGCGCGACCGGTGTTCGGCTCACCGGTGGTGTCGACTCGCGGCTGGTCTACGTCGACCTCTCCGAGGTCGTGGTCTCCCCCGAGTTCACCGGTGACGGCAGGACCCACCGGACGAGCAAGCCCGCGATCGGGGCGCCGATGGCGGCGGGCAGCACCGAGGACGGCCCGGCGTTCCCGGGGTTCGCCGAGGGCGAGAACCCGTTCTGGGACGCCGTTTCCGGCTCGGTGGTCTACGGCCCGGCACCCGAGCTGCGGGACGCCCAGGCACCCAAGGCGATCGTGGTGCCGGTCGGTGCGATGAACCACGTATACCCGTGGGTGCAGGAGCAGGTGCCGGTGCAGCTGGTCCGCGTCGGGCGGCTGCACCTGATCGGCATTCCGGGCGAGGTGACGATCGGCGCGGGACTGCGGCTGCGGCGGACGGTCGCCGGAATCGCCGGCGCCGACCTCGCCGACGTCCTCGTCGCCGGCTACGCGAACTCCTATTTCCACTACGTGACGACGCCCGAGGAGTACGACGCCCAGCAGTACGAGGGCGGCAGCACCCTGTTCGGGCGGTGGCAGCTGCCCGCGCTGCAACAGGTCGTCGCCGAGCTGGCGACCGCCATGCGCGACGGCAGGCGGTTGCCGCTGGGGCCGGTCCCGCCGGACCTGTCCGGCTCGCAGCTCTCCCTGCAACCCCCGATCGTCGTGGACGTCCCGCAGCCGATGCGGGCCTTCGGCGACGTGCTGACCGGGCCGCGCGACTCCTACCGCGCCGGTGAGCGGGTCTCCGTGGTCTTCGCGGGCGCCCACCCGGGCAACGACCTGCACCGGCGCGGCACCTACCTGGAAGTGCAGCGCCACGAGGACGGCCGGTGGCGCACGGTCGCCGACGACGGCGACTGGTCGACGAGGTTCCACTGGGAGCGCGACGGGATCGCGGCGTCGAAGGTGACCGTCACCTGGGACGTTCCGGGTGACGCCGCGCCCGGCGGCTACCGCGTCCGCTACCACGGCCACGCCCGGCACCTCACCGGCGCGGTCAGCGCGTTCACCGGCACCACCCCGACCTTCACCGTGTCGCGCTGA